The Chloroflexus aggregans DSM 9485 genome segment AAGTAGAGTGCTTGTCACGATCCGCCCTGTTGCGGGTGGGTCGTCGATTCGGAATTGAGTATCTGCAAAGGGTCGCCATGCTCGCAATCGATACCTTGCTAAACGGACATTATCGGATTACCGTTGTGCTCGACGCTTACCCCGATGCTGAGCTTTACCGAGCGATTGATCAGCGTTCATCGCTGCGCGTCTTGATTACAGCCTTGCCACAGCCAGATCAGACGGCGGTGAACGATGTCTTGCGGTTAGCCCGCGAGCTGGCGCAGGTGCAGATGCCGGGCTTCTTGGCGCTGCGCGACTATTTTGCGATTGAACACGTATGCTATCTGGTAGCCGATGATCCGGGTGGGTCGGATTTAGAACGGTTTGCGCGAGAACGTGGATCACCGTTGTCTGAACAAGAGACGCTGGCGATAGTCGACCGCCTATTGGCGGTTCTCGAACGGTTGCATCGTCATCAGCCGCCGCTCTTGTTGGGTGATGTACGTACTTGTGATTTGTGGTCGTCACCGGAAGGCGGGTTGAGTTTGGCACCGTTCGCCTGTGCGCGCCATATTGGGGCAGAGGCAACACCGTATCGCGCGCCGGAGTTGTACGATCACGCGGTTGAGCCGGCTCCGGTGAGCGATATTTATGCGATGGGGGCCGTGTTGTACCACTTGCTGACCGGCTGGCCGCCACCGCCGGCCAATCAGCGTCAAGCCGGGATGCCGCTTAACGCACCGCGCGTGTTGAATCCACAGGTGTCGGTGTTGGCCGAACAATTGACCTTGCGAGCACTGGAATTGAAACCGGCTAACCGCTATCAGCAGGTAAGCGAGATGCGGAGTGCGCTAGAGACGGTTCGGCTGATGGCGGGACGACCGATGGGGGCTACCCCGCCAATTGAACGTCCGGTTACCCCGGTAACGCCTGCCCCTCCTCCAACGGCATCGGCGACGACTGTATCACCTCCGGCGCCGACGACCGCCGTACCTCCTCCGGCGTTGGCTGCGCCGTTGCCTCCCACCCCACCACCGATTGCCGCACCGACAGCACCGGTAGCCGCCGCGCCGTCGCGGCCTTTCCTGAGTACCTCGTGTTTGCTGGCAATTGTGGGCGGTTTGGCCGTGATTGCGTTCGGGGTGTGTGTCCTGGTGGCGGTACTGGTTGGTTTGTATATGACCAATAGCTCGGTCTTCGGATGGATCGGCAGTACCGCGGCGATGTCACCGACGGCATCCGCCTTGCCTACTCCGTCTGCCGCAGTGACGACAGAATTGCGACAACAGGTTGAGGCGATTACGCAAACCGCTCAGTTACGTGAAGACGGTCTAGGTGCTGCAACGTATAGCCCCGACGGTCAACTCGTTGCGGTCGCGGTTGGTAAGGGGGTACAGTTGCGGGATGCTGAGACATTGGCGTTACAGCAATCGCTCAATGGTCATACGGGTGATGTTAGTGCGCTAGTGTTTAGTCCTGACGGTACAATCCTTGCCTCTGGTGCGCAAGATGATCCGGTCGTGCGGGTGTGGAATGTGCGCAACGGTCGTGAGGTGCTCCAGTTGCAAGGTCACGAAGATTGGATTCGCTCGCTGGCGTTTAGTCCTGATGGCCGATTGCTCGCTTCGGGGAGTGCTGACCGCACGATTAGGATTTGGGACGTTGCCCGTGGCGAGACGCTCGTGGTACTGCGAGGACATACCGACCTGCTCGGCAATGTGGCGTTTAGTCCTGATGGTCGGCGATTGGCCTCGGCCTCGCGCGATGGAACGGTGCGCTTGTGGGATGTAGCGAGCGGGCAGCAGATTGATACGTTTCGGTTTACCGCGCCGGTTGACACCCAGAGTAATGCCCCGTTCTGGATGACGGGGATCGCGTTTTCTCCTGATGGTCGTCAAATCGCAGCCGGATCGATTAACGGTAATGTCTATCTCCTCGATGCTGAGACAGGTAATGTTCAACGCGAACTGCGTGGTCATGATGGGTGGGTGGTGATTCGTGGTGTCGCGTACAGCCCGGATGGTCGCCTGTTGGCTAGTGCCAGCCTTGATGGCAGTGTACGGCTCTGGAATCCGGTGAATGGGGTCGAGCGTGACGTGTTGCGGCAACGCGGTCTCCGTCTACTTGGCTTGAGCTGGAGTCCCGATGGTTCGCGTATTCTCTCATCGAGTGATATGGGCGGGAATCTGGCCATTTGGGATGTGGCCTCGGCCCAGATTGTGCAGAGTTTTCAAATAACGCAAGGGGTTGTAACGGGCGTTCACTATAGCCCTGACGGCAAGTTACTGGTTGCGAGCGGTGCGAACGGTGCGGTACGAGTGCATGTCCTCGAGAGTGGTCGTACTTTGAACCTTGACGGTGGCGCAGCGACGAATGATTATATCGAGTGTATTAGCAATAACGAAGTGGTGGCAATTAGCGAAGCCGGTGAGATTGTCGTCATTGATTTAACCAATCGCCGTCCCAACGAAATGCTCGACGGTATGAATGGTTTTCCGCTCAATCTGGCGGTAAGTCCAGATCATAGTCTGATCGCAGTTGGGAACGAGCGGGGTGAAATCTACCTGTGGGAAACGGTGAGCCGCACCTACTTGCGTCGGTTGGACGGTCTGAGTGGGCCGGTTTACACGTTGGCCTTCAGCGCCGACAACGCATATCTCGCTGCTGCGACGAATCAGCCTGCTGATGCACCGCAAATCGCCGTCTGGGATCTAGCGCGTGGGGGGAATCCGCAAATTCTCCGCGGCCATAATGGACCGATTGCGAAATTAGTCTTCTCTGGCACGCTTCTCTTCAGCGCTAGTAGCGATGGTTCGTTGCGGGTGCGTGATGTAGCGCACGATAATACCGAAGTGTTGCAGATGAGTCTGCCGGCAGATCGCGGCTGGATGACGAGTGTTGCCATTACGCCCAATGGTAAGGTGTTGGTTGCCGGTACGATTAGTGGTCATCTGGGCTTTTACAACATCAGCAACGGCGAATTACTACGAGAGATCGATTTAGCGTCCGGTGCGGTGCTCGATCTCGCTATTACCCCTGATGGTCGGCAATTGGCCGTCAGTACGCGCGATGAGGGTATCTTGTTGTTCGATCTATCGTCGGTACGCTAGGGTGATGGTTCGGCACGAGGCGTAGGTACCGGATTGTAAAGTTCTGAATGGTAGCCAGACAAATTATTTAGTAGTTCTAAATTATCTTGTGAAGCGTGTCTCTCGTTCGGTTTCAAAGTTCCGGCGTTCAATTTGCTCGACGGCGGCAACTACTCCTCTTTCAAGTTGCATTTGTGCGCTTATGTTGGCAGCACGCTGACGTTGTTCCGGTGACAGGGCCTGCTCAAGTGCGTGGCACAAACGTGCAACCGATAATTCGCTCGGCGGGATCGGTGGTGGATTGGCGCCGGTCAGATGGGCACGCCAAGCCCAAAACGGTTGATCGGCGGCAAACGGTATGATAATAGCGGGGATGCCGGCGCGGAGTGCGGTAGCGGTTGTCCCTGCGCCACCGTGGTGGATCATAGCGGCGGCCTGCGGGAGAAGCCAATCGTGCGGAAGTTCATCGGCAAGATAGATGTCGTTGGGCCGATCGGTGAGTTCGAGCCGTGCCCAACCGCGTTGGATAATGCCCCGCTGGCCGGTCTGACGTAGCGCCGACAGTACGATATGCATCAGTTGAGGTGCGTTGCGCGTTGCCATACTGCCAAAATTGACTACGACCGGCGGTGGACCGCTGGCGAGAAAGGCACGGAGATCGGGTGGCGGTTGCCAGTCAGTGTGCTCGAGATGCCACGAACCCGTTTGTACCGTGAGCGGTCCTGTTCCCGGCGGGACAAGCGCCGAACTGTAGGCGAGCAACAATGGAATCTGACGACCGGGCATCGCCCACGATAGGCGGGGTGGACCAATGTCCGGCGCGCGTCGGCGGAGCATGCGATAGGTGAACTGCTGGCTATATTGAAACACGGTGTGGGCAAAACGATGGCTCAGTCGGCGCCGGCGTGGTCCCATCGAGGTGTGCGGCCACATAATATTGGCAATCTCATCGGGTGGATCGAAAAAGGGAAAGAGATCAACGGCCCATTCGCTAATGCCGTATTGCTGAGCGTAGAGATGACCGATGGCAACCGTCAAAAACGTATGGATAATCAGATCGGCGTTGGCTGCCACGCGTTGCAGCCGGCGCGCCACTTCGACGCCGAGCGGCAGGGCAAAGCGGTAGACGATGCCGATTAAGCGTAACGGACGATTGCGGGCTTCGTCGGCGATCTGCCGTGCCAGTGTTTCGACATCACCCGGTAGTGGGACAAAGTCAATTCCATACGCCGCAGCAAAGGTGGTAAAGCGGGCCGGTGCAGCGAGGATCGGGGTGTGACCGGCAGCGCGGAGTGCCTTCCCGAGCGCCACAAACGGTTGAACATCACCGCGACTGCCGTAGGTACACATGAAGATTCGCATAACGTGTGTATCTTATTCCTCACCCATGACCCGTAGATATTCCTGATCGAACTGCCACAACAATCCTTCTGATTGAGCATACGGACCGGGGCGATACGCACGTGAACTGACTCCTTGCTGCGATAACTCACAGACGCGCCAGTCTTGGCGGTTGGTGTGATCCCAAAACTCAACGGCATCAGAAGGATCGAAATCGGGTAGAGCCATCACTTCCGGCGCAAAGTACCAGGAACAGACAATCGTCGTTGCATCAGGGCGTCGCGGGATGAGACGATGCGCCATCACGTAATCGGGATGGAGGCTGAGGAGCAGATTGGGAAAGATAGCGTAGTAATAAACGCGCCGCCGATCTTCGGCGTTTAGACCGGGCAATGGCGAGCGACGAGTATGACCGTCTAGCGTCATGCTCTCGTGTTTCAGATCCATATATCCACCGAGAAACGGGCCACTCGTCAGATCGTTGCGCCCGCTTTGCCACGGAGAAACGGCTACGAGTTCGGGGTGAATAAGCGGGCAATGGTAACACTCCGAATAGTTAGCGATAATCAGCTTCCAGTTGGCCGCCACTTCGTATACAATCTGGGCGCCGCAGCGCAATCGCCCCGGGTCCCATGCCTGAAACTTTCCGATGAGCGGCGCAAACGCGCGCTCGAATGCAACGGGCTGTTCGGCCAGTGATACGAACACAAACCCATCCCATTCGGCGACGGCAGCACTCAGTAACGGCCAGTCTTCACAGCGAAACCCCGGCGCATCCTGCATATAGCGCGCGGTCGCCAGCGTCCCATCGAGCCGATACGTCCATGCATGGTACGGACAGACAATCGTTTCGCTTAACTGACCTTGCAACTCTGTGCAGAGACGTGCTCCGCGATGACGACAGACGTTATAATGTGCATGGAGTTGACCGGTCTGGTCGCGTAGGAGAATAAGGCTTTCGCCAGCGACCTCGATCAGACAGTACGCACCGGCAGTAGCGACATCTTCACTCCGCCCGACGCAGACCCACGTGCGCGCAAAGATACGGTCTTGTTCACGTATAAAGATGTCGGTTGCGCTAAAATAATAGCCGGGCAAGGTGTAGGCCGGACGATCAAGTGATGCGCGGACAAAGGTCGTCATCCCCAACTCCTTTCATATGCAGTATAATAACGTTTGAAAAAAACCTTCTATCGTTATAGTGTGATCAAGGAGGGACGTATGTTCAACCCTT includes the following:
- a CDS encoding WD40 domain-containing protein; its protein translation is MLAIDTLLNGHYRITVVLDAYPDAELYRAIDQRSSLRVLITALPQPDQTAVNDVLRLARELAQVQMPGFLALRDYFAIEHVCYLVADDPGGSDLERFARERGSPLSEQETLAIVDRLLAVLERLHRHQPPLLLGDVRTCDLWSSPEGGLSLAPFACARHIGAEATPYRAPELYDHAVEPAPVSDIYAMGAVLYHLLTGWPPPPANQRQAGMPLNAPRVLNPQVSVLAEQLTLRALELKPANRYQQVSEMRSALETVRLMAGRPMGATPPIERPVTPVTPAPPPTASATTVSPPAPTTAVPPPALAAPLPPTPPPIAAPTAPVAAAPSRPFLSTSCLLAIVGGLAVIAFGVCVLVAVLVGLYMTNSSVFGWIGSTAAMSPTASALPTPSAAVTTELRQQVEAITQTAQLREDGLGAATYSPDGQLVAVAVGKGVQLRDAETLALQQSLNGHTGDVSALVFSPDGTILASGAQDDPVVRVWNVRNGREVLQLQGHEDWIRSLAFSPDGRLLASGSADRTIRIWDVARGETLVVLRGHTDLLGNVAFSPDGRRLASASRDGTVRLWDVASGQQIDTFRFTAPVDTQSNAPFWMTGIAFSPDGRQIAAGSINGNVYLLDAETGNVQRELRGHDGWVVIRGVAYSPDGRLLASASLDGSVRLWNPVNGVERDVLRQRGLRLLGLSWSPDGSRILSSSDMGGNLAIWDVASAQIVQSFQITQGVVTGVHYSPDGKLLVASGANGAVRVHVLESGRTLNLDGGAATNDYIECISNNEVVAISEAGEIVVIDLTNRRPNEMLDGMNGFPLNLAVSPDHSLIAVGNERGEIYLWETVSRTYLRRLDGLSGPVYTLAFSADNAYLAAATNQPADAPQIAVWDLARGGNPQILRGHNGPIAKLVFSGTLLFSASSDGSLRVRDVAHDNTEVLQMSLPADRGWMTSVAITPNGKVLVAGTISGHLGFYNISNGELLREIDLASGAVLDLAITPDGRQLAVSTRDEGILLFDLSSVR
- a CDS encoding glycosyltransferase, which produces MRIFMCTYGSRGDVQPFVALGKALRAAGHTPILAAPARFTTFAAAYGIDFVPLPGDVETLARQIADEARNRPLRLIGIVYRFALPLGVEVARRLQRVAANADLIIHTFLTVAIGHLYAQQYGISEWAVDLFPFFDPPDEIANIMWPHTSMGPRRRRLSHRFAHTVFQYSQQFTYRMLRRRAPDIGPPRLSWAMPGRQIPLLLAYSSALVPPGTGPLTVQTGSWHLEHTDWQPPPDLRAFLASGPPPVVVNFGSMATRNAPQLMHIVLSALRQTGQRGIIQRGWARLELTDRPNDIYLADELPHDWLLPQAAAMIHHGGAGTTATALRAGIPAIIIPFAADQPFWAWRAHLTGANPPPIPPSELSVARLCHALEQALSPEQRQRAANISAQMQLERGVVAAVEQIERRNFETERETRFTR
- a CDS encoding aromatic ring-hydroxylating oxygenase subunit alpha; translation: MTTFVRASLDRPAYTLPGYYFSATDIFIREQDRIFARTWVCVGRSEDVATAGAYCLIEVAGESLILLRDQTGQLHAHYNVCRHRGARLCTELQGQLSETIVCPYHAWTYRLDGTLATARYMQDAPGFRCEDWPLLSAAVAEWDGFVFVSLAEQPVAFERAFAPLIGKFQAWDPGRLRCGAQIVYEVAANWKLIIANYSECYHCPLIHPELVAVSPWQSGRNDLTSGPFLGGYMDLKHESMTLDGHTRRSPLPGLNAEDRRRVYYYAIFPNLLLSLHPDYVMAHRLIPRRPDATTIVCSWYFAPEVMALPDFDPSDAVEFWDHTNRQDWRVCELSQQGVSSRAYRPGPYAQSEGLLWQFDQEYLRVMGEE